The following are encoded in a window of Penicillium oxalicum strain HP7-1 chromosome II, whole genome shotgun sequence genomic DNA:
- a CDS encoding V-type proton ATPase subunit G translates to MSAQNSAGIQTLLDAEREAQKIVQQAREYRTKRIRDAKAEAQKEIEEYRNQKEEEYKKFEAEHSSGYKKAEEDADKEAQEKLKEIEAAGKKQGDKVVEDLIKATTDVKPKVPEKIAKA, encoded by the exons ATG TCGGCTCAGAACTCCGCGGGCATCCAGACCCTCCTTGAC GCCGAGAGGGAGGCGCAGAAGATTGTGCAACAAG CTCGGGAAT ACCGCACCAAGCGGATAAGAGACGCCAAAGCCGAGGCCCAGAAGGAGATCGAAGAGTACCGCAAccagaaggaggaggaatacAAGAAGTTTGAGGCGGAG CACTCGAGTGGATACAAGAAGGCTGAGGAAGATGCCGACAAGGAGGCGCAGGAGAAGttgaaggagatcgaggCGGCTGGCAAGAAGCAGGGCGACAAGGTTGTTGAGGATCTTATCAAGGCGACAACCGATGTGAAGCCCAAGGTGCCTGAGAAGATCGCAAAGGCATAG